The following coding sequences are from one Planococcus sp. PAMC 21323 window:
- a CDS encoding plasmid recombination protein: MSMSISCQKSSTRTNIKHNNRQMSEKEKEQNKHIDPTRSHQNKYLVQENLKNLYEKEFGEALKKYNAKQTRQDRKIPDYYKHIQSSKKTSVQQEMIIQVGDKDDFSSNEKREIANDVLQKWFDGFEKRNPNLKIYNAVIHNDEASPHLHINFVPVAGEYKRGMEKQVSFDKAILQQDSIMKKERPFDQWREKEVDLLEKMLKERGIERKLVGKNQYKDVNDYKEKKDLEREIKQLKEIVPDEKTVVPFLKKEVETEVVQKFVGKSEVIERETENYVLSPEQYKELTEQIHAAVVIKKDYEHLKTTDLAKENAQLRIEKEDFRLDFNRVVEKFNTKLADYNKLEYKYNRLKTYARDLKLELTTTYLSAKEFIKEHTEDSRSFKGAFKKFGDLVKEKTSMVRDKNDLEPKVSEFERVHTKELEKERDNGLSR, translated from the coding sequence ATGAGTATGAGTATTTCATGTCAGAAATCTTCAACAAGAACGAACATCAAACACAACAACCGACAGATGAGTGAGAAGGAAAAAGAACAGAACAAGCACATCGATCCGACTCGTTCTCATCAAAATAAATACTTAGTTCAAGAAAATCTAAAAAATTTATATGAAAAAGAATTTGGAGAAGCGTTGAAAAAGTACAACGCGAAACAGACAAGGCAAGACCGAAAAATTCCGGATTACTACAAGCACATTCAGTCGAGTAAAAAGACATCAGTTCAACAAGAAATGATTATTCAAGTCGGAGACAAAGATGATTTTTCTAGTAACGAAAAAAGAGAAATTGCAAATGACGTACTGCAGAAATGGTTTGATGGATTTGAAAAGCGAAATCCAAATTTAAAAATCTACAACGCTGTCATTCATAACGACGAAGCAAGTCCACATTTACATATCAACTTCGTTCCAGTTGCTGGCGAGTACAAACGAGGAATGGAAAAACAAGTTTCTTTCGATAAAGCCATTCTGCAACAGGATTCCATAATGAAAAAAGAACGGCCATTTGATCAGTGGCGTGAAAAAGAAGTAGATTTACTAGAAAAAATGCTGAAAGAACGTGGAATTGAACGAAAATTAGTTGGCAAAAATCAATACAAAGACGTCAATGACTACAAAGAGAAAAAAGATTTAGAGCGTGAAATCAAGCAATTGAAAGAAATCGTGCCCGATGAAAAAACCGTTGTTCCTTTTCTAAAAAAAGAAGTTGAAACCGAAGTGGTTCAAAAATTTGTAGGGAAATCAGAAGTCATTGAACGTGAGACCGAAAATTACGTGTTGTCGCCTGAACAGTACAAAGAACTAACCGAACAGATTCATGCAGCTGTCGTTATCAAAAAGGATTATGAGCACTTAAAGACAACCGATCTAGCTAAAGAAAATGCACAGTTACGTATTGAAAAAGAAGATTTTAGACTTGATTTCAATCGAGTTGTTGAGAAATTCAACACGAAATTAGCTGACTACAACAAGTTAGAATATAAATACAACCGTTTAAAGACGTATGCAAGGGATTTGAAGCTTGAATTAACAACGACCTATCTTAGCGCTAAAGAGTTCATAAAAGAGCATACAGAGGACTCCAGGAGCTTCAAAGGAGCTTTTAAAAAGTTTGGAGACCTCGTTAAAGAAAAAACCTCGATGGTTCGAGACAAGAACGACTTAGAACCCA